A part of Cannabis sativa cultivar Pink pepper isolate KNU-18-1 chromosome 6, ASM2916894v1, whole genome shotgun sequence genomic DNA contains:
- the LOC115694742 gene encoding protein CASPARIAN STRIP INTEGRITY FACTOR 2-like isoform X1, translating to MSLIMIVMKNISLIFLLISGSLISTSLAGRQLMNSGDQFSKVVMIREAEEDDDEMLMMKKIRLVHERVLRSNTRDYGRYDPAPALVKPPFKLIPN from the exons ATGAGTCTCATCATGATTGTGATGAAGAACATCAGTCTCATTTTTCTTCTCATTTCTGGATCACTTATATCAACTTCACTTGCag GTCGACAGTTGATGAACTCAGGAGACCAGTTTAGCAAAGTGGTAATGATTCGTGAAGCAGAG GAGGATGATGATGAGATGTTAATGATGAAGAAGATAAGATTGGTTCATGAGAGGGTTCTGAGGTCTAACACTAGAGACTATGGCAGATATGATCCAGCTCCAGCTCTTGTTAAGCCTCCTTTCAAGCTCATTCCCAACTAA
- the LOC115694742 gene encoding protein CASPARIAN STRIP INTEGRITY FACTOR 2-like isoform X2, which yields MSLIMIVMKNISLIFLLISGSLISTSLAGRQLMNSGDQFSKVEDDDEMLMMKKIRLVHERVLRSNTRDYGRYDPAPALVKPPFKLIPN from the exons ATGAGTCTCATCATGATTGTGATGAAGAACATCAGTCTCATTTTTCTTCTCATTTCTGGATCACTTATATCAACTTCACTTGCag GTCGACAGTTGATGAACTCAGGAGACCAGTTTAGCAAAGTG GAGGATGATGATGAGATGTTAATGATGAAGAAGATAAGATTGGTTCATGAGAGGGTTCTGAGGTCTAACACTAGAGACTATGGCAGATATGATCCAGCTCCAGCTCTTGTTAAGCCTCCTTTCAAGCTCATTCCCAACTAA
- the LOC115694742 gene encoding protein CASPARIAN STRIP INTEGRITY FACTOR 1-like isoform X3: MSLIMIVMKNISLIFLLISGSLISTSLAGRQLMNSGDQFSKVDEMLMMKKIRLVHERVLRSNTRDYGRYDPAPALVKPPFKLIPN; this comes from the exons ATGAGTCTCATCATGATTGTGATGAAGAACATCAGTCTCATTTTTCTTCTCATTTCTGGATCACTTATATCAACTTCACTTGCag GTCGACAGTTGATGAACTCAGGAGACCAGTTTAGCAAAGTGG ATGAGATGTTAATGATGAAGAAGATAAGATTGGTTCATGAGAGGGTTCTGAGGTCTAACACTAGAGACTATGGCAGATATGATCCAGCTCCAGCTCTTGTTAAGCCTCCTTTCAAGCTCATTCCCAACTAA